The Staphylococcus haemolyticus region TGGCCCAATGCCAATTTCTTGGACACCTTTTGGTGAACTGTTTTCTGGTTTATTCATGGGTATGATTATTATTTTATTAGCGTTCTTCATACAAACTGGCAATATCAATAGCTTTGTGGTTTGGATTAGTATTCCAATAGTAATTACAATTGGTCTAATTAACATGGCTAATAATATACGCGACAGAGTCAAAGACCAAGCGAGTGGACGTAAAACTCTACCTATTTTATTAGGTAAACGCGCTTCAATTACATTTATGGCAGTTATGTATATCATTGCATACGTTTTCGTTGTCTATACTGCATTATTTGTAGATGGTGGTTCACTATTTTATCTACTTGTATTGTTATCATTCCCTATGCCAGTTAAAGCTATTCGTCGTTTCAAAAAGAATGATACACCTGCAAGTATGATGCCAGCTATGGCTGCAACTGGAAAAACAAACACAATTTTTGGTGTATTATACGCTTTAGGTATTTATATTAGTGCTTTATTAGGTGGAATTTAATATATTATTAGACAGATTTTAAATATTCACTAGTAAGATAATACGGGGTGAGGCAATGAAACTAATTAGAGTTTCTGTCTCCTCCGTTTTATTTTTACCTATTTTGAATAAACCATATGTAAATATTGATGGCCATACAATTCTATATCCTCAGTCCATTTAAAACCTAAGCGTTCGTATAATTTCTTAGCTCTAGGATTATCATAGTCACAACTTAAGCTCCACTTTCTATCTGGGTATGTAGATATTAAATAGTTAAATAATTTAGTTGCAATACCCTGTCCTCTATATTCCGAGAATGTTGCAACAGCCTCAATGTACCATTCATCATCTTTAGATTCTTTCAAAGGTAATGGCGTACCTAGTGCTTTTATGTCTTCTTCCAACGGTAATTTATTCCATGCTGCTTCTAACTCTAATTCTTTATCACCCTTATATGCTATGATGCATCCCGCAACATGATTGTCTTGCTCATATACCCAAATGTTATTATAATTCGTTCTATAATTAATATTGACTATACTTTCTTCAATTGCATGAATAACACGTTCTTTAGTGATTTCTTGTACAATATCTAGTTCCATATCATGCCAAATGATATAACATAATTCCGCTATTTGCTTACTGTCGCTCGGACGTGCTTTTCTGATCAATTTACCGTTCTCCTCTCCATAAGTTTTTGTTAACTATATTATATAAAATTTACAAATAATAATAAATTAATTGCAGTAAATTGAAACATATTAATTGTGATTATAATCATTTTTTCAATCACCTTAGTAATATTTGATTTAATTTTTGAAATGCTTAAAATATGAGATTAAGGAGGCAACAAAGTTATGAGAGTTAATAAAACATTATATGTATTATGTTCTTTATTTCTGGGTGGTGTCGGCATTCATAAATTTTACGCAGACAAAGTGTGGCAAGGCGTGCTTCATTTAGTGTTCTTTTGGACTACTATTCCAACCATTATTTCAATTATCCATGGTATTATCATAATCTTTACAACTAAAGCTGATCAAAATGGCTATATATTTATACCAAATAACCGCCATCCAAAAATTTAATCAGTAATTTTAGAAATTATCTTTAATAATGTGTAGAACGGGTAAACTCAAATAAACATAAAAAAGGAGTAAGCTAGTATGAATATTATCAAACGCGTACTTAGAATTGTTATAACAGGATATTTAGTAAAATGGATTCGTAATAAAATTGAGGGAAAATCAAACGGTGGTCAAAAATAAAATGTAAAAAGGTCTATTCGCTAACTTTGATTTAAGTAGTGAATAGACCTTTTATAATGAGTTACAGGATCCTAATTTACTCATTGAGAAATGCCTCCAGATTTTTATATTCAGTGGTATAGTTGATAAATTCTTCCTCGTTCTTATTAATCAACGCTTCATCAATCAATTTCATTAACTGTTTCTTTCGTCCCTGACGAAGTGCCTCTTCAATGACTAGCTCAACGCCTAAATCATTAACTGTCGTTACAAAATCTTCTAGTGTCGTATTCTTGACATTCGTGTTGTGATTCATTGTAATCACTGCCTTTCTTTTTTGTATAAGGATAGTATACAAGCTTTTATTTTTTAAATCAATCGAATATTCTGACTTTTCACAAAAAATAAGTGTAATTTTATATGTAATGATTATCTTGACAACATATAAAAACTTTATATAATAAATTTATATTATTAATCGTTGAGTTTTTAGCGCTTAATAATGATATAAATTTAAGGAGGTTAAGAGATGACAAATATTTCTCAAAGCCAAAATACTGTATATATTATTCGAAAAGGAGATATGATAATCAAACCCGTCATTGATGATTATGAGCAAACAAAAGGATCAGAAATATGGAAATATGATTCCACAATAGTTTCAAGCCCATTCAAAACTCAAAAAATCGTCGAACGCTCATGTAAATTTTATGGTAATAGCTATATTAGTAAGAAATCCGAAACACAACGAATTGCCGGCATTACTAGTAAACCACCTATTTTATTGACTCCTCTCTTCCCCACTTATTTTTTCCCTACGCATTCAGACCGTTTAGAAGAAAACATGTGGATTAATATGCATTATGTACATGAAATTAAACCTCTTAAAAATCGAAAATGTAAAATTATTTTTGCAAATCATCAAACATTAACACTTAATGTTTCCTACCACAGTATTTGGCACCAATACTCTAACTGCATTTTTTATTATTACATGGTCGATAAACAATCTCGTATGAAGTCAAACAATCCAGAAATGCCAATAGATTATGAGAAAACGACTTTAAATATTTTCGAAGCACTTTCACATTATTCACTATTACAAGATAAATAGTTTTACGTTTAATTTTAAATCATACGGGACTTTTATATTAATATAGTGTAAATGTTCCGTATATTTTTTAAATATAATCCCTTGCAAATTTTAAGTTTATTGATATAATAATATTTGTGCTCATAGAGATACATTATATAAATACATATTATTCCGCAGTAGCTCAGTGGTAGAGCTATCGGCTGTTAACCGATCGGTCGTAGGTTCGAATCCTACCTGCGGAGCCATATGGAAACGTACTCAAGTTGGCTGAAGAGGCGCCCCTGCTAAGGGTGTAGGTCGCGAGAGCGGCGCGAGGGTTCGAATCCCTCCGTTTCCGTTCATTAGTAAAAATCTATAAAATTTGTTAACTCAAATCATTAAAGAACGTTGATATATAAACGTTCTTTTTATTTTTCTTAAAAATCTGAAAAAGTCTATTTTAAAAATTTTTGTCAACGAGTGGACAAAGTGGACATAATTTGAAAGTTCGTTGTCCACTTTTGATACCCCCCATGATTTTATTCATTCTAAAATCACGAAGTTATACCACCATCTTTAAGTAGTTGTTCCTAGTATTTAAAACTATATGCATGATTGTTTTGTCTTTTTTGACATTGATTACCCTACTCTACGTACACCTTTTTAAGAACACCTTAATTATTACTAATATTGATCTAAAATTAAAGATTTTTTTCGTTATCACTAACATTTTTATATTTCGCACTATTTTTTAATGTTATAATCTTATTGTAAATCGTTAAATTGTATAAATGAATATTTTATATAAATTAAGTGAAGCGTACGAAATGGATATACATAAAAACAATAAAATTAAATACGGTAACAACACTTATTACAATAATTATTCTATTATGTTTGAATCATTACGAGTGTTTGGATATGAAAATTTAAATTAAAGGAGTTTTTCTCATGGCTAACAAAACTAAAAATGTAGATTTGATAAAAGATGTGTTTTTACATGATAACGAAACAATTATTTATGCAATATTTGGTGCTTATAAAACTAAATCTCTTGGTAAAAATACAATAAGACATGGTGTTCTAGCAGCCACTGACGAAAGAATAATCTTTTGCGCAAAACGATTGAGTGGATACGATTCTGAAATTTTTCATTATGGTAAAATTAGTACTTTTGAATTAAGCAAAATCTTAATGTGGAATACTATTTCTTTTTATTCAAGTGGTAATAAGGTTTCTATGAAGTGGGTTAATGATAAAGATTTAGACAAATTTATAGAATTTGTAAACAAGAATGTTGAAGGAAGTAATAATTCTCTAGGTCTTATTGATCAAGCAACTCATTCAGATAATGACTTACAACCTCTTGAAAAAATTAAAAAATTAAAAGAGTTATTAGATATGGATGCTATTACACAGGAATAATTTGATAAGAAAAAACAGCAATTGTTAAATTCATAAATTGTTATGTCTTAATTATTAAAGGAGATATATAATGAAAAAGTTTTTAGTCTTATTATTTACTAGTTTCTTAATTCTAGGTGCATGTAGTAATAAAGATTCATCAAGCGAAAACTCAAATAAAAGTTCTATAAATAAATCAGATAAAAAATTACACGATAATAAAAAGAAGAAAGATAAATCAAAAGAGAAAAAGAAAGAATATAAGAAAAATTCTTCTAGTAAAGAAAATCAAGCTAGCCAAGAACAAGCACAATTACAACAAGATATCACACAAGTGCCACAACAAAATAACCTACAATCTACATCTCAAGAACAAAGTTCTCAACAAAAACAACAAACTAATGCTAATAATCAACAAACTCAACAAAGATACGACTATGACCACAATGGCGTATATAGAACTCCTGCTGAACAAAAAGCACATGAACAGTGGATTAAGGATCAAGTAGAATGGAACAAGCAAAATGAAACTAGAAAACAAAAGTTACAAGATGAATATTTCAATCTTTCAGATAAAATGTATGAAGATAGAGTTAGCAAAGCCGAATATAATTCTATGGAAAAACGTCAAAATGAAATATTAGATGAAGTTCGACCTATCAACTGAAATACACTACAATGGTTGCTCAATTAATGTTGATTTTTTAATCTTGTATTAGAAATTTTGCAAAAATGAATCATTGATAAAGAAACAATTTATAATCAACTCACTTCTAGCTACGGTGAAAAATTCACACAAAAAGAAGCGCAATATGCTATTGACCATTTAGATAAATAAAAATATAGCGGCTATAGAATTAACTCCTCAATAGCCGCTTAGTTATATTAATAAGACATTAATTTTAAGATAGCCTCTTTCTCAATATCACCGAAATAATGATAAAAGTCAAAGTCTTCCATAGCTTCTTTAATATGCGTATAATCATGTAACGCCCCTATTAAAGCATTCTCTAATTCAGTGACATCTCCTTCACCAAAGAAGTCTCCAAAGATTCTAGCATGTTCAATTTTGCCTTTTTTAACATCGAATTTAATTTGTACAAAGCCTTTTTCAAATTTTTCATCGCGTTCAAAATTATATTTAGGATTTCGCCCGTAGTTCCAATCCCATGTACGGTATTTCTCATTGCTTAATGCTTCAATATTCTTCCAGTCTTCATCTGTTAACTTATATTCTTCGACTTCATGTTCACCAAAGATTGTTTTCAAAATGATTTGTTTAAAGTCATCAATGGAAATCGATTCATCTAAAAATTCGTCGATATTTGCTACACGCTTACGCACTGACTTAACACCTTTAGATTGAATTTTTTTAGGATTAACTTTCAATGCATTTTGTACTTCTCCTAAGTCACTATTTAACATTAATGTACCGTGACTAAACATTCTATCTTTAACTTTAACCATGGCATTCCCTGAAATTTTAGCTTGCCCTACTTGAATATCATTACGACCAGTCATTTCAGCATCTACACCCATTGATTGAAGTGCTTGTACAATTGGCTCTGTAAACTTTTTGAAATTATGGAAGCTATTATCATCATCATCTGTAATAAAACTAAAATTTAGATTACCTTGGTCATGGTATACAGCGCCACCACCTGAAATACGGCGTACAACATGTATGTTATTTTCACCTACATATTGTTTATTAACCTCTTCTATAGTATTTTGATTTTTTCCGACAATGATAGACGGTCCATTTACATAAAATAGAAAGTAACTGTCATCCGAAGGTAAATGTTTTAACACGTACTCTTCCATGGCAAGGTTAATTGTAGGATCAGTAATATTATTATTGCTTACAAATTTCATCTATATCTCTCCTTTGACTCTCTCGTATATGCCCTTAGTTTAGTTATGCCTTATATTTAGTTATTTTGCCAATTATTTACTCAAATTTGACATTATTTTCATAATTAAAATATTATTTGCCATTTTTAGCATATATTTGTTTATTATTATGCAAATTTTTAGTACAATATAGCCTAGTTATGAATTTAGGAGGACTCCGTATGACTGTTGCAGAAGTAGGAAATATCGTAGAATTTTATGACGGTTTAAGAGGCCGTGTTGAGAAAATTAATGACAATTCAGTTATTGTAGACTTAACAATTATGGATAACTTCAATGAATTAGACTTACCAGAAAAAACAGTTATTAATCATAAACGATATACTATCGTTGAATAAGAAGGTATACATTAAAATGAAAAATATATCAAAAGCTTTAATTTGGTTTATAGCAAGTTTCATTGTATTCCATTTGATTTTATTTGTTATGTGGGGAGAGCATCAAGAGTACTGGTATCTATACACTGGTATTATGTTAATTGCAGGTATTAGTTATGTATTTTACCAAAGAGATATAGAATCCAAACGACTTTTAACTTCTATCGGAGTTGGTATCGCTACAGGTATCGTCTTGGTTATAATACAATTAATTTTTTCATTACTTTCACCACAAATAACATATGCAGAACTTATTAAAGAATTATCAAGAACAGGTGTTTATTTCAAATGGCAAATGTTAGTGACGTTAATTTTTGTAATTCCTTGTCATGAGTTATACATGAGAACTGTTTTGCAAAAAGAACTAACTCAATTTAAATTGCCTACTTGGTTAATCATCTTGATTACTGCATTATGTTCTAGTTCTTTATTTATTTATTTAGATAAATGGTGGATAGTGGCATTTATTTTTGTAGCTCAATTAGTATTATCATTGAGTTATCAATATACACGTCGCATCGTAACTACCTCTTTAGGACAAATTGTGGCAATTATACTATTATTAATATTTCATGGATAAAAGAGTCCGGGACATAAAGTTCTTGGATAAGTGAAAAAAAGACAATTTCTATTGAAATAATATAGAAATTGTCTTTTTTATAAATTTTTTGATTATTTTCAGCTCGTTGAGCTACTACTTTTCTTATATTAAGTGCCATTAATACAAAACCAAGTTCTCTTTTGACTTTATTGAGTCCTCGGACAGACATCCGAGTGAAACCCAAAATAGCCTTCATAAATCCAAAAACAGGTTCCACATCAATTTTTCTTTGACTGTAGATATTTTTTGTTTCTGGTTCTGAAAGCTTTTTGTTAATTTGGGATTTAAAATATTCCCAGTTATAATTCTTCATTATTTTTTTGTTTGTTTTTGAATTGAAGTTCATACATTGATTTTTCAGAGGACATTCTGAACAATCATCACATTCATATAATTTGAAGTCTCGCTTATAACCATACTTATCATGACGATAGGCATATCTTTTAAAACCTAGCCGTTTATTATTCGGACAAATGAATTCGTCATTAATTTCGTCATAGTTCCAATTTTGAGTATTAAAGATGTCACTTTTATATTTTTTAGTTTTATCTTTTATAAACATTCCATATGTTATGAGTGGCGTTCGATTAAAGTCATCTATAATTGCCTTATAATTTGATTCACTACCATAACCTGCATCAGCTACAATATATTCAGGTAAATGACCGTAGGTCTCTTGAATTGAATTTAAAAATGGAATCATCGTTCTAGTATCCGTTGGATTTTGATACACATTATAAGATAAAACAAATTGGGAATTTGTCGCTATTTGTAAATTATACCCTGGCTTAAGTTGTCCATTTTTCATGTGATCTTCTTTCATTCTCATAAATGTCGCATCATGATCTGTCTTAGAATAACTATTTCTATCCTTTAAAATAGATTTTTGAAATTCGTATCGATACTTTCGCTCAAAATAATCATTGATTTGCTTTTTGTATTTTTTGATTTTAGTTCTTTTGAGACGTATTTGTTTTCTTGTTTTAGTACATTTTTCATTGTTGATATGTTGGTTTAAATCTTCGATTTCTTTATCTAAGTGACTACCAATCAAATCTATTTCTTCTTTTGTTAATTCATTATCATGATCTTCTTTAATTTCCGGTATGATTTTATTGGTTACCAATTCATGGTAGAGGGCTTTAGAATCCTCATTCATCTTTGATTCATGGTTTTGAATACTCTTTTTCCATACAAATGTATATCGATTGGCATTTGCTTCAATTTTTGTACCATCAATAAAAATAGCTTTATCATCTATAAGATTTTGTTTTACACACTGACTGTAAAATTGAATAAATAAAGATTCTAATAAAGCATCTACTTTTGGATTTACTCTAAATCGATTAATTGTTTTATAAGAAGGTTTTTGATTTTGTGATAGCCACATCATTCGGATGCTATCATTAAGCATTTTTTCTATTTTACGACCTGAGAATACAGATTGTGTGTAGGCATATAGAATCACTTTTAACATCATTTTAGGATGGTACGAAGTTGCACCACGGTGATGTCTGAATTCGTCGAATTCATTGTCAGGAATTGTTTCAACAATATCATTTACATGTCGTGAAATATCATTTGTGGGGATAAGAACTGAAGTTTCCATTGGTAGAGTAAGTTGAGTCATGTTATAATTTTTATACATAAGGCACCTCGTTAATTTAGTTTAGTGATGTTTATTAAATTATACGAAAGTGCTTTATTTTTTTAAAGTATTACAATGTAAAATTACATATAAATACAAAGTATTTTGGCGAGACTCTTGAGGGAACAGGACAAGCTGAAGACTACAGGCTGAAGCTGTCCCCTAAGAAAGCGAGCCAACAATACGGAGTATTGTAAATAAAGAAGCCAGTAAATGAATTTGTTAAAACTCATTTACTGGCTATTTCTCTAGGGTTTATGTCCCAGACTCTTTTTGAAGTAATTTACAATTTAAATACGTTTACTTATATGAGTACTATTTTTAATACGCTACTGAAAAATTAGAGTCCAACTTTAAATAATAATCAGGTTGATTTAGCTTTTCAGCGATAAGTGAACTCATCGGTCGATCATATGTGGAATGAAGTATTGATTCATCTTCCAAGTATTGACGATAATTTCTATAACAATAATCTGTCATTGTAACTCTATACTTTTCATCTAACTCAATATTTTTTATATTCACTCTATCAAAACGAGGCGCTGACATATCTACCTCATAATCAAATCCTTGCCACAATGTACATAATGTTTCATCAATAATAGTCATACTTAATTGATTTTGCTCAAATTGAATATAAGAATAAGTATATTCAAGCATTTTTTTAATTTGATGGCCTCTAAGTGTTATATCTATTGCTTTATCAGGGTGTGGATAAGCATTATAGACATCCTCATTAGTCACTATACCTTTTAATCCCTTTTCGCCATTTTTAGGCACGTTAATACAAGTAATATTATTCACATAGGCTAAATGTAGACTATCATGTAATAATTGTATAAATGGATGTGGACTACTTAGTAAGTCTTCCAAGCCATTAACCTGTAAATCGACTTTATTCTCTGAAACAATATCCTTTGACCAATGTTCTAAGGCTTTACGATCATAATAAGTTGTCTCAAGTAATTCCTGATCTTCTGGAAACTCACTTAAATTAATTACTGTAGATTCAATATCTTCTTTTTCGAACGAGTTCGTACGTTTTTTAAATTTAATTTTGACATGTACTAACTCTTGAGCATCTTGTCCTGCTTGAACATATACTGTTTCAAAATCATTACCTATAATCGTTTGATGCTGGTGCGCTGTTATCATTAAATCGATCACACCTATTTCCTTCATTATTTTTTCCGCTTCATGAGAACCTTTTCTATGTCTTGTATTTGTTTGATTTATTTTATATAGTCCTCCATGATAGATTACAATTAAGAAGTCAGGATGTTCACTTTCATGTATATATCTAATCCAGCGTTTAGCAGATAATAGTGCTTTTTCAATACTAACCTCTTTCTCCATTTCAGCGAATTCGTTTTTCATTAATCCATCTGCAGTTAAACCTACAATTGCGATTCGAACATTATCGTATTCTTTAATTATATAAGGTGTTGAGAAGTATGGTTCCTTTGTTAATGCAAATTCTATATTCGCAGATAACCATTGAAACCTTGATAGTGATACTGCTTTAGTCAAAAATGATAATCCAAATTTAAAATCATCCGGACTTATACCACTAGCATCATACTGCATAGCATTCATTAATTTAATCATAGGATGACGTTTATAGGGTGCGACAATAGCATAATAATGCGCAGCCAATGAGCCAGCTACACTTCCCCCACTATCTAATAAAATGACTTTATCATTGTTTTCTCTAATATTTTTAACATAGGTACCAGCACGATATATATTTGATCCAAAATCTCCATTCATAAAATGACTATGCATATCTGATGTTGC contains the following coding sequences:
- a CDS encoding 1,4-dihydroxy-2-naphthoate polyprenyltransferase → MANQYQQYSTVRKYWHLMRPHTLTAAVVPVLVGTATAKLFLLGSQDNIKFMLFIAMLIACLLIQAATNMFNEYYDFKKGLDDHTSVGIGGAIVRNGMSPKLVMNLAIAFYIVAALLGIFLAANSSFWIIPVGIVCMAIGYLYTGGPMPISWTPFGELFSGLFMGMIIILLAFFIQTGNINSFVVWISIPIVITIGLINMANNIRDRVKDQASGRKTLPILLGKRASITFMAVMYIIAYVFVVYTALFVDGGSLFYLLVLLSFPMPVKAIRRFKKNDTPASMMPAMAATGKTNTIFGVLYALGIYISALLGGI
- a CDS encoding GNAT family N-acetyltransferase; its protein translation is MIRKARPSDSKQIAELCYIIWHDMELDIVQEITKERVIHAIEESIVNINYRTNYNNIWVYEQDNHVAGCIIAYKGDKELELEAAWNKLPLEEDIKALGTPLPLKESKDDEWYIEAVATFSEYRGQGIATKLFNYLISTYPDRKWSLSCDYDNPRAKKLYERLGFKWTEDIELYGHQYLHMVYSK
- a CDS encoding NINE protein, which gives rise to MRVNKTLYVLCSLFLGGVGIHKFYADKVWQGVLHLVFFWTTIPTIISIIHGIIIIFTTKADQNGYIFIPNNRHPKI
- a CDS encoding SAR1012 family small protein, with the protein product MNIIKRVLRIVITGYLVKWIRNKIEGKSNGGQK
- a CDS encoding IDEAL domain-containing protein; amino-acid sequence: MNHNTNVKNTTLEDFVTTVNDLGVELVIEEALRQGRKKQLMKLIDEALINKNEEEFINYTTEYKNLEAFLNE
- a CDS encoding competence protein ComK; amino-acid sequence: MTNISQSQNTVYIIRKGDMIIKPVIDDYEQTKGSEIWKYDSTIVSSPFKTQKIVERSCKFYGNSYISKKSETQRIAGITSKPPILLTPLFPTYFFPTHSDRLEENMWINMHYVHEIKPLKNRKCKIIFANHQTLTLNVSYHSIWHQYSNCIFYYYMVDKQSRMKSNNPEMPIDYEKTTLNIFEALSHYSLLQDK
- a CDS encoding PH domain-containing protein codes for the protein MANKTKNVDLIKDVFLHDNETIIYAIFGAYKTKSLGKNTIRHGVLAATDERIIFCAKRLSGYDSEIFHYGKISTFELSKILMWNTISFYSSGNKVSMKWVNDKDLDKFIEFVNKNVEGSNNSLGLIDQATHSDNDLQPLEKIKKLKELLDMDAITQE
- a CDS encoding Ltp family lipoprotein; the protein is MYNQLTSSYGEKFTQKEAQYAIDHLDK
- a CDS encoding lipoate--protein ligase, with protein sequence MKFVSNNNITDPTINLAMEEYVLKHLPSDDSYFLFYVNGPSIIVGKNQNTIEEVNKQYVGENNIHVVRRISGGGAVYHDQGNLNFSFITDDDDNSFHNFKKFTEPIVQALQSMGVDAEMTGRNDIQVGQAKISGNAMVKVKDRMFSHGTLMLNSDLGEVQNALKVNPKKIQSKGVKSVRKRVANIDEFLDESISIDDFKQIILKTIFGEHEVEEYKLTDEDWKNIEALSNEKYRTWDWNYGRNPKYNFERDEKFEKGFVQIKFDVKKGKIEHARIFGDFFGEGDVTELENALIGALHDYTHIKEAMEDFDFYHYFGDIEKEAILKLMSY
- a CDS encoding YkvS family protein, which encodes MTVAEVGNIVEFYDGLRGRVEKINDNSVIVDLTIMDNFNELDLPEKTVINHKRYTIVE
- a CDS encoding CPBP family glutamic-type intramembrane protease, with product MKNISKALIWFIASFIVFHLILFVMWGEHQEYWYLYTGIMLIAGISYVFYQRDIESKRLLTSIGVGIATGIVLVIIQLIFSLLSPQITYAELIKELSRTGVYFKWQMLVTLIFVIPCHELYMRTVLQKELTQFKLPTWLIILITALCSSSLFIYLDKWWIVAFIFVAQLVLSLSYQYTRRIVTTSLGQIVAIILLLIFHG
- a CDS encoding bifunctional metallophosphatase/5'-nucleotidase produces the protein MEKNEHINIDILATSDMHSHFMNGDFGSNIYRAGTYVKNIRENNDKVILLDSGGSVAGSLAAHYYAIVAPYKRHPMIKLMNAMQYDASGISPDDFKFGLSFLTKAVSLSRFQWLSANIEFALTKEPYFSTPYIIKEYDNVRIAIVGLTADGLMKNEFAEMEKEVSIEKALLSAKRWIRYIHESEHPDFLIVIYHGGLYKINQTNTRHRKGSHEAEKIMKEIGVIDLMITAHQHQTIIGNDFETVYVQAGQDAQELVHVKIKFKKRTNSFEKEDIESTVINLSEFPEDQELLETTYYDRKALEHWSKDIVSENKVDLQVNGLEDLLSSPHPFIQLLHDSLHLAYVNNITCINVPKNGEKGLKGIVTNEDVYNAYPHPDKAIDITLRGHQIKKMLEYTYSYIQFEQNQLSMTIIDETLCTLWQGFDYEVDMSAPRFDRVNIKNIELDEKYRVTMTDYCYRNYRQYLEDESILHSTYDRPMSSLIAEKLNQPDYYLKLDSNFSVAY